The Rhabdothermincola salaria genome segment AAGGGCCCCGTCCGTGACCCCGTCCCCGTCGTCCGCCCCGTTCGTGCCCGACCCGACCGGCCACGTGGTCCGCCTCGACCTCCAGGCCACCCACGGCCCGGCGCGGGCCGCCACCGTGCACACGGCCCGGGGTTCGTTCCGCACGCCGTGCTTCATGCCGGTCGGCACCCGAGCCGTGGTGCGGGCGCTCACCGCCCAGGACCTCGAGGACCTCGGCGCCGAGGTCGTCCTGGCCAACACCTACCACCTGATGCTGCGCCCCGGCGCCGACCTCGTGGCCGAGCTGGGAGGCCTGCACCGCTTCTCGGGCTGGGACGGGCACGTGCTCACCGACTCCGGCGGGTACCAGGTGTTCTCCCTCGAACCCAAGGTCACCGACGACGGTGCCACCTTCGTGTCCACCTACGACGGCAGCCGCCACCACCTCACGCCGGAGAGCTGCGTGGCCATCCAACAACTGCTCGGGGCCGACATCCAGATGGTGCTCGACGTGTGCCCGCCGCTGCCCTCGGCCGACTCGGTGGTGCGCTCGGCGGTCGACCGCAGCGCCCTGTGGGCCGGCCGGGCCCGCGCCGCCCACCGGCCGGCCCGGGAAGAGGGCTCCACCCAGGCGCTCTTCGGGATCGTCCAGGGCGGGGTGGACCCGGCGCTGCGCACCGAGAGCGCCGAGCGCACGGTCGCCCTCGACTTCGACGGCTACGGCATCGGCGGGTTGTCGGTGGGCGAGTCCCGAGACGAGATGCTGCCCGCCCTGGCCGCGGCCCTCGCCGGGCTCCCGCCCGACCAGCCCCGCTACCTCATGGGCGTCGGCGACCCCGTCTCCCTGGTGGAGGCGGTGGCCCTCGGCGTCGACATGTTCGACTGCGTGCTGCCGACCCGGCTGGCGCGCCACGGCACCATCCTCACCAGCGAGGGGCGGCTCAACCTGCGCAACCTGCGCTGGGCCCGCGATCCGTCGCCGCTGGAGGAAGGGTGCATCTGCCCGGCCTGCGTGCGGCACTCGAAGGGGTACCTGCGGCACCTGCTGCTGGTGAACGAGCCGACCGCGGCCCGGTTGACGTCGCTGCACAACGTGCACTGGTTGCTGCGCCTGATGGAGCGGACGCGGGCGGCGATCGTCGACGGGACCCTCGACACCGTGCGCCGAGAGGTGGCCGAGGTCTGGTCGTGACCCGGCGAGCCGGCCGGGCCGATCGGTGGCCGGGGCCGCCCTCGCGGCGTCCGCGGGACGGGCGAGCGGGCCGCCCCTCCCCGGAGCACTAACCTGAACCGGTTCGCCGGTGGGCCCCTGGCCCCCTCCGGCCCCCGATCGCACCCGTCTCTCGAACTGAGCCCATGTCCACCATCTTGTTGATCGTCCTCTTCGTGCTGGCCTGGGTGGTGCTGATCCTGCCCAAGCAGCGGGAGCTCAAGCGCCACAACGCCCTGGTGGCCTCGCTCGAGGTCGGCGACGAGGTGATGAGCGGCGCGGGCATCTACGGCACCATCACCGAGATCGACGGTGACGTCGTGCACCTCGAGGTGGCTCCTGGGCTGGAGCTGAAGGTGGCCCGCCGGGCGGTGGCGTCCAAGGTGGCGACGGTGATCGACGTCGACGACGAGGACGACGAGCTGGTCGACGGCGACGGTGTCCTCGAGGCCTGGCCGACCGCCGACGACGAGGACGACGAGGTCGACGACGACGACGAGGACGACGACGACGAGGACGACGACGACGAGGACGACGACGAAGAGGTCGACGAGATCGAGGTCGAGGTCGTCGAGGTCGAGGTGGTCGACGACGACGCCGACGGCACCGAACCTCCCGGGCGCCGCTGAGGTGCGCCGCTTCAGGGGCTTCGGCTCGCTCATCGTCATCGTCGTGGTGGCCACGTTCGGCCTCGTCTACACCTTCGGGGTCGGCAACAAGCCGCTCCTGGGCCTCGACCTCCAGGGCGGGGTGTCGGTGGTGCTCCAGCCCACCAACGAGGTCACCGAGGAGACCCTCGAGCAGGCCATCTCGATCATCCGCCAGCGCGTCGACGCCCTCGGCGTGGCCGAGCCCGAGATCACCCGCCAGGGCGACAACATCCTCATCCAGATCCCCGGCGTCGACGACCGGGACCGGGCCCTGGCCCTGGTGGGCCAGACGGCCGAGCTGCAGTTCCGGCCCGTGCTGGGCGCCATCCCGGCCGGACTCGACCTCGAGTCGGCACCGACGGACACCCCCGCACCGGGCGACTCCTCCGACACCACGACCGAGGCCCCCGACACCACTGCCCCCGACACCACTGCGCCCGACGCGACCGACGAGACCGAGCAGGGGCTCGGGCTGGGCGTGGGCGAGAGCGCCGGCGGCGTCGTGGCCCAGAGCGCGTTCGAGTCGGCCCAGGCCGAGCCGCCGCCCGAACCGGCCCCCGACACCACGGCCCCGGCGGCCCCCGAGGGCACCGACACCACGCTCGCCCCCCCGATCGACGCCACCGAGTTGCTCACCGGTGGCCTCCCGGCCGACGTGTGCACCACCGGCATCCCGTCGAGCGAGCTGCCGCCCGACGAGAACGTCACCCTGCCCCAGTGTGAGGAGGGGGTGCTGGTGGCCACCTACCAGCTCGGCCCGGTGCTGCTCACCGGCGCCGGCCTCGAGAGCGCGGCGGCCAGCCTCTTCGGCGCCGAGTGGCAGGTGAGCCCGGTGTTCAAGGGTGGTTCCGAGGGCATCGACGCCTTCAACGGGGCGGCGTCGCAGTGCTTCTCGCAGTCGCCGTCGTGCCCGACCGGCCAGCTCGGCATCGTGCTCGACGGTCGGGTCATCTCGGCGCCCACCATCCAGACGCCGACGTTCAGTCGCGACGAGGTGTCCATCACCGGCCAGTTCACCGAGCGCGAGGCCCGCGACCTGGCCACCGCCCTCAACTACGGCGCCCTGCCCGTCGAGCTCGAGCAGCAGCAGGCCCAGCTGGTCTCGGCCACGCTCGGCCGCGACGCCCTCGAGGCCGGTCTCGTGGCCGGCGTCGTCGGTCTCGTCCTGGCCAGCGCCTACATGATCACCGTCTACCGGTTCCTCGGCCTCCTGTCCGTGCTGAAGCTGACCGTCGAAGGGGCCCTGCTCTGGACCGTGATCAGCTACCTCGGCTCCAACAGCGGGCTGGCGCTCACCCTCGCCGGCATCACCGGCATCATCGTGTCCATCGGCGTGTCCTTCGACTCCAACGTCGTCTACTACGAGCACCTCAAGGAAGACGTCCGGGCCGGGCGCAGCATCCGCAGCGCCACCGACAAGTCGTTCGTGGCCGCCTTCTCGACCATCGTCAAGGCCGACGTGGCCTCCCTCATCGGCGCCGGGCTGCTGTGGTGGCTCACCGTCGGCCCCGTTCGGGGCTTCGCCTTCTACCTCGGCATCGCCGGGCTGCTCGACCTCCTCGCCTCTTGGGCCTTCATGCGCCCCGCGGTCAAGCTGGCCACCAAGTCGTCGTTCCTGCGGGCCCGGCCCGGCCTGCTCGGGTTGCCGGCCGAGGTGCCGCCCACCGGCGCCCGGCCCACCGACCCCCCAGTCGCCGCCAGCACCGCGGGAGCCGCCCGATGACCGCCTTCGCACGCCTCCTACGGGGCCAGAGCACCATCGACTTCCCGACGTGGTGGAAGCGGGCGCTGGTCCTCTCGGCTCTGCTGGTGCTGATCTCCATCGGCTCGCTGTTCACCCGTGGCCTCAGCCTGGGCATCGACTTCGTCGGCGGTGTGTCGTGGGAGGTCCCCGCCCCCGGGGTGTCGGTCTCCGACGCCCGCCAGGCCCTCACCGAGGTCGGCCAGGAGGGGGCCAAGATCCAGATCGTGGGCGACGACACCCTCCGGGTGCAGGGCCCCGAGATGGACGACGCCGGCGTGGCCTCCGTGCGCGAGGTGCTGGCCGACGTGGCGGGCACCGAGGTCGCCGAGGTCAGCGTGTCCACCGTCGGCGCTTCCTGGGGCTCCGACATCACCAACGCCGCGGTGCGGGCCCTCTTCTTCTTCTTCGCCGCCATCCTGATCTACCTGACGATCCGCCTCGAGTGGCGCATGGCGGTCGCCGCCCTGGTCGCGGTGGCCCACGACGTCCTCATCAGCGTGGGCGTGTACTCGGTGTTCCAGTTCGACGTCACCCCCGGCACG includes the following:
- the yajC gene encoding preprotein translocase subunit YajC; this encodes MSTILLIVLFVLAWVVLILPKQRELKRHNALVASLEVGDEVMSGAGIYGTITEIDGDVVHLEVAPGLELKVARRAVASKVATVIDVDDEDDELVDGDGVLEAWPTADDEDDEVDDDDEDDDDEDDDDEDDDEEVDEIEVEVVEVEVVDDDADGTEPPGRR
- the tgt gene encoding tRNA guanosine(34) transglycosylase Tgt; this encodes MTPSPSSAPFVPDPTGHVVRLDLQATHGPARAATVHTARGSFRTPCFMPVGTRAVVRALTAQDLEDLGAEVVLANTYHLMLRPGADLVAELGGLHRFSGWDGHVLTDSGGYQVFSLEPKVTDDGATFVSTYDGSRHHLTPESCVAIQQLLGADIQMVLDVCPPLPSADSVVRSAVDRSALWAGRARAAHRPAREEGSTQALFGIVQGGVDPALRTESAERTVALDFDGYGIGGLSVGESRDEMLPALAAALAGLPPDQPRYLMGVGDPVSLVEAVALGVDMFDCVLPTRLARHGTILTSEGRLNLRNLRWARDPSPLEEGCICPACVRHSKGYLRHLLLVNEPTAARLTSLHNVHWLLRLMERTRAAIVDGTLDTVRREVAEVWS
- the secD gene encoding protein translocase subunit SecD, whose translation is MRRFRGFGSLIVIVVVATFGLVYTFGVGNKPLLGLDLQGGVSVVLQPTNEVTEETLEQAISIIRQRVDALGVAEPEITRQGDNILIQIPGVDDRDRALALVGQTAELQFRPVLGAIPAGLDLESAPTDTPAPGDSSDTTTEAPDTTAPDTTAPDATDETEQGLGLGVGESAGGVVAQSAFESAQAEPPPEPAPDTTAPAAPEGTDTTLAPPIDATELLTGGLPADVCTTGIPSSELPPDENVTLPQCEEGVLVATYQLGPVLLTGAGLESAAASLFGAEWQVSPVFKGGSEGIDAFNGAASQCFSQSPSCPTGQLGIVLDGRVISAPTIQTPTFSRDEVSITGQFTEREARDLATALNYGALPVELEQQQAQLVSATLGRDALEAGLVAGVVGLVLASAYMITVYRFLGLLSVLKLTVEGALLWTVISYLGSNSGLALTLAGITGIIVSIGVSFDSNVVYYEHLKEDVRAGRSIRSATDKSFVAAFSTIVKADVASLIGAGLLWWLTVGPVRGFAFYLGIAGLLDLLASWAFMRPAVKLATKSSFLRARPGLLGLPAEVPPTGARPTDPPVAASTAGAAR